The DNA region GATTAAGGAATATAGCAATAATTGCCCATGTTGACCATGGTAAGACTACACTTGTTGATGCAATGCTTAGGCAGACCGGGACATTCAGGGCCAACGAGAAGGTTCAGGAGAGGGTGATGGATAATATTGACCTTGAGCAGGAAAAGGGTATCACTATTATGGCAAAGAATACTGCCATAGATTACAAGGGGGTCAAGATAAATATCGTTGATACCCCCGGACATGCAGACTTTGGAGGAGAGGTTGAGAGGACCATGAAGATGGTGGATGGAGTTCTGTTGCTGGTAGATGCATCAGAAGGCCCGCTTCCACAGACAAGGTTTGTCTTGAAAAAGGCACTTGAGCTGGGACTCCCTCCGGTGCTTGTTATAAACAAGATTGACCGCTCTGATGCAAGGATTCAGGAGGTGCTGAATGAGGTTTATGACCTGTTCATTGACCTTGATGCCACAGAGGAACAGCTTGACTTTCCTGTTGTCTATACCAATGCTAAGAAGGGGATTGCGAAGCTTGACCTTAATGATGATGCAAGTGATCTGATACCCCTATTTGACCTTATCCTGAAGGTAATTCCTCCACCAACCGGAGATCCGGAGGGGACACTGCAGATACTCGTAACAAATATTGACTATAGCGATTATGTGGGCAGGCTTGCAATAGGCAGGATATTTTCAGGGAGTGTTAAAGTAGGTGACCAGGTAGCAATGATTAGCCATGACGGGAAGAAGACACCAACAAAGATAACAACCCTCTATACATTTAAAGGACTTGAAAGGATAGACACAAAGAGTGCATATCTTGGAGATATTATCGCACTTGCAGGGATTGAAGGGATAAATATAGGGGATACTATTACTGACATTGAAAATCCCAAACCTCTGCCGAGGATCAAGGTAGATGAGCCGACAATATCAATGGTCTTTTCCATAAACACATCACCATTTGCAGGAAAAGAAGGTAAGTTTGTTACATCAAGACATTTAAGGGAGAGGCTTGAGAAGGAACTCCTTTATAATGTTTCCATTAAAGTTGATTTCGGCAGCACTGATTCCTTTAAGGTTATGGGGCGAGGTGAGTTACAGCTTGCAATACTTATAGAGATGATGCGGCGTGAAGGGTATGAGATGTCAATCTCGATGCCTGAAACTATAACCAAAGAGATAGATGGCGTTTTACATGAACCTATGGAGCATCTTGTGATAGATGTACCGGAGGATTTTGTTGGAGTAGTAACACAGCAGATCGGCATCAGAAAGGGTAAGATGCAGAAGATGCAGAATAATGGACATGGCAGGGTCAGGCTTGAATACAGGATACCATCAAGGGGTTTAATCGGCTTCAGGTCGGAATTTCTGACTGA from Nitrospirota bacterium includes:
- the typA gene encoding translational GTPase TypA; its protein translation is MENGLRNIAIIAHVDHGKTTLVDAMLRQTGTFRANEKVQERVMDNIDLEQEKGITIMAKNTAIDYKGVKINIVDTPGHADFGGEVERTMKMVDGVLLLVDASEGPLPQTRFVLKKALELGLPPVLVINKIDRSDARIQEVLNEVYDLFIDLDATEEQLDFPVVYTNAKKGIAKLDLNDDASDLIPLFDLILKVIPPPTGDPEGTLQILVTNIDYSDYVGRLAIGRIFSGSVKVGDQVAMISHDGKKTPTKITTLYTFKGLERIDTKSAYLGDIIALAGIEGINIGDTITDIENPKPLPRIKVDEPTISMVFSINTSPFAGKEGKFVTSRHLRERLEKELLYNVSIKVDFGSTDSFKVMGRGELQLAILIEMMRREGYEMSISMPETITKEIDGVLHEPMEHLVIDVPEDFVGVVTQQIGIRKGKMQKMQNNGHGRVRLEYRIPSRGLIGFRSEFLTDTRGTGLLNHLFDGYEPWCGQIATRKTGALISDRTGSTTAYALFHLQPRGTLFVRESTPVYEGMIVGENSRDNDLDVNVVREKKQTNMRASGSDEALQLVPPRLMTLEQSLECIKEDELVEVTPKSIRIRKRILEANKRPKARV